GCGGCGTGATCCTCGAGGAGCTCGCGATGGCCGCGGACGACCCGGCCGACGTCGCGGGCGAGGCGTTCTTCGCCGCGGCCTTCGACGGGCACCCGCTCGGTCGGCCGATCGGCGGGACGCCCGAGAGCATCCGCGCGGTCGGGCGCGCCGAGGTCCTGGACCACTACCGCGAGCACTACGCACCGAACGGCATCGTGGTGACCGCCGCCGGTGCCGTGGACCACGACCGCTTCCGCGAACTGGTCGAGCACGTCTTCCGGGACGCCCCGCACGCGTCGCCGCTGGCCCGGCGGACGCCGCAGCCCGTGGCGGACCCGGCCGTGCCGAAGCTCGCCGTCGCGCACCGTCCGACCGAGCAGGTCAGCATGCTCCGCGGATCGCAGGGTCTCGACCTCCGTGACGAGCGCCGTCCGGTGCTCAGCGTCCTGAACGCCGTCCTCGGCGGCGGGATGAGCTCGCGGCTGTTCCAAGAGGTCCGTGAGCGCCGGGGCCTCGCCTACGCGGTGTCGTCGTTCGCGCCGGCGTACCTGGACAACGGGGCCTTCGGGGTCTACGCGGGCTGCGCCCCCGACAACGTCGCCGGGGTCGTCGAGATCATCGACGCCGAGTTCCGGCGCATGGTCGACGACGGCATCACCGACGACGAGCTCCGTCGCGCGAAGGGCCAGATCGAGGGCGCGCTGACGCTCTCGCTCGAGGACAGCGACGCACGGATGACCCGGCTGGGCCGGTCCGAGCTCGGCACCGGCGAGTTCACCGACCTCGGCACCGCCCTGCAGCGGGTCGACCGGGTGACCCCGGCGGACGTCCTCGACCTCGCCCGCGACCTGCTCACCCGCCCGACCATCACCTCGGTCGTGGGGGCCGTCCAGCGCGACGAGCTCGCGGCCGCCATCGGCGCCGAGGGGTGACCGACGTGTCGCACTACCTGTACCTCGTCCGGCACGGTGAGCACCAGGACGCCGAGCACGGCCTGCGGGACGGCAAGCTCTCGGAGCGTGGGAAGCGCCAGGCGATGCTCGTCGCCGACCGGCTCGGCGGGGTCCCGTTCGACGGCGTGTACCACTCGCCGCTCGACGCCCCGAGCGAGACCGCGGCGTTCCTCGCGCAGCGCCTGCCGTCGATCCAGCCGGAGCCCTCGACCCTGCTCTTCGACTGCATCCCCTCCGGTCCGACCCCGGACATGCCGCACGCCTACCACGGCTGGTACGGCGGCGTCACGGAAGAGGAGATCGTCGCGGGCCAGGCGCAGATGGGCGATGCCGTCGCGGAGTGGTTCACGCCGGCGCGCGAG
The Curtobacterium citreum genome window above contains:
- a CDS encoding M16 family metallopeptidase, which produces MNQPVPLPLEAPDTSFLTSGGAFVRRTVLPSGVRVLTESVPGASSTSLGFWVGVGSRDEREGQFGSTHFLEHLLFKGTERRSALDIAISFDSVGGEHNAATAKEYTCYYARVRDTDVPMAVEVIGDMVTGSVLEAEAFDVERGVILEELAMAADDPADVAGEAFFAAAFDGHPLGRPIGGTPESIRAVGRAEVLDHYREHYAPNGIVVTAAGAVDHDRFRELVEHVFRDAPHASPLARRTPQPVADPAVPKLAVAHRPTEQVSMLRGSQGLDLRDERRPVLSVLNAVLGGGMSSRLFQEVRERRGLAYAVSSFAPAYLDNGAFGVYAGCAPDNVAGVVEIIDAEFRRMVDDGITDDELRRAKGQIEGALTLSLEDSDARMTRLGRSELGTGEFTDLGTALQRVDRVTPADVLDLARDLLTRPTITSVVGAVQRDELAAAIGAEG
- a CDS encoding histidine phosphatase family protein; protein product: MSHYLYLVRHGEHQDAEHGLRDGKLSERGKRQAMLVADRLGGVPFDGVYHSPLDAPSETAAFLAQRLPSIQPEPSTLLFDCIPSGPTPDMPHAYHGWYGGVTEEEIVAGQAQMGDAVAEWFTPAREDRHDLLITHNAVIGWFVREAFQAPEWRWMGTNVAHTALTIIRIRSAKPAEVVTLNDLAHLPVELRTGLPVDQPV